One genomic segment of Panicum virgatum strain AP13 chromosome 2N, P.virgatum_v5, whole genome shotgun sequence includes these proteins:
- the LOC120659290 gene encoding uncharacterized protein LOC120659290 has protein sequence MGLCLSRGAAGEAAAAAAAPRDTALVLLPSGELREYPRPATAARVLEDASSGAGAGDGGWVLCDADLMGFEGPVAAVGAAEPLRAGQIYFVLPAAARRRGLAREEVAALAVRASDALSRAAAAGAPGRRSRGAVAPLVFFAPPEEEHEQEQEGAERTLSLNYKAAPQRKRRPAASRPGRRLERFASDLTAIPECEMASE, from the coding sequence ATGGGGCTGTGCCTGTCGAGAGGGGCGgcgggcgaggccgcggcggcggcggcggcgcccagggacACGGCGCTGGTGCTGCTGCCGTCCGGGGAGCTGCGGGAGTACCCGCgcccggccacggcggcgcgggtgctCGAGGAcgcctcctccggcgccggcgccggcgacggcgggtggGTCCTGTGCGACGCGGACCTGATGGGGTTCGAGGGCCCCGTGGCGGCCGTGGGCGCGGCGGAGCCGCTCCGCGCGGGGCAGATCTACTTCGtgctcccggccgccgcgcgccgccgcgggctcgccCGCGAGGAggtcgccgcgctcgccgtccgGGCGTCCGACGCGCtctccagggccgccgccgcgggcgcgcccGGGAGGCGGAGCCGCGGCGCCGTCGCGCCCCTCGTCTTCTtcgcgccgccggaggaggagcacgagcaggagcaggagggggCTGAGCGCACCCTGTCCTTGAACTACaaggcggcgccgcagcggAAGCGGCGCCCGGCCGCGTCCCGCCCCGGGAGGCGGCTCGAGCGGTTCGCCTCTGACCTCACGGCGATCCCCGAGTGCGAGATGGCCAGTGAGTAG
- the LOC120659291 gene encoding plastid division protein PDV2, with the protein MEGEEIGLVLARASDLRSRISACAAAAGRPEEPVKRLGAVGDGEEGEDEEEQEEEVESLVGISDALESLERQLAALQDLQHQQRYERETILSQIDRSRRSLLSKLKEYKGRDCEVIHEAAAFAGEKIEHDDSLILPPYSNHVTNSFVLDDLYPLSYVSKPKRLHNGLDSDRATQDDTRTNGTENRNAGTPNRGLLGGIGSFIGWMAKTAVMVSGAVSIMKAAGYERVIGTNSIKLDIAGLFGKAATATGKEEQGTRRCPPGKVMVLEDGKAHCVVKERVEVPFGTDLASPDASYGLG; encoded by the exons ATGGAGGGGGAGGAAATTGGCCTCGTCCTCGCCCGCGCCTCGGACCTCCGCTCTAGGAtatccgcctgcgccgccgcggctggccGGCCGGAGGAGCCAGTGAAGCGGCTGGGCGCGGTGGGGGATGGTGAGGAaggcgaggatgaggaggagcaggaggaggaggtagaGAGCCTGGTCGGCATCAGCGACGCGCTCGAGTCGCTCGAGCGGCAGCTCGCCGCCCTGCAG GACCTCCAGCACCAGCAAAGATATGAACGGGAAACCATACTCAGCCAGATTGACCGCAGTCGGAGATCCCTGCTTAGCAAGCTCAAAGAATACAAGGGGCGGGACTGTGAGGTAATCCACGAGGCTGCTGCTTTTGCTGGCGAGAAAATTGAGCATGATGATAGCCTCATCCTGCCTCCTTACTCAAACCATGTCACCAATTCCTTCGTGCTCGACGACCTGTACCCTCTGAGCTACGTCTCAAAGCCCAAGCGCTTGCATAACGGATTGGACTCTGACAGAGCAACTCAAGACGATACAAGAACAAACGGGACAGAGAACAGAAACGCCGGCACACCGAACCGCGGTCTGCTAGGGGGGATCGGGTCCTTCATCGGGTGGATGGCTAAAACGGCGGTAATGGTGTCCGGCGCCGTGTCCATCATGAAGGCTGCTGGCTACGAGCGGGTGATCGGGACTAACAGCATCAAGCTGGACATCGCGGGGCTGTTTGGTaaagcggcgacggcgacgggcaaAGAAGAGCAGGGCACTCGTCGCTGCCCTCCAGGTAAAGTGATGGTGCTCGAGGACGGCAAGGCCCACTGCGTCGTGAAGGAGAGAGTGGAGGTCCCCTTCGGCACCGACCTGGCATCCCCGGATGCAAGCTACGGTCTGGGCTGA
- the LOC120659292 gene encoding uncharacterized protein LOC120659292, whose product MAALEKKAHAPFPRAAKPSNPSARLKRSKSDLEDKDAKGALRSSQKSPNKTKLQGKNSNSHQKCEAKKGIQPRSEAQNSLKKEILQLEMHLKDQQVVRGALEKALGPDPAPVTLQNESPMLKPATQLIREVATLELEIKHLEQYLLTLYRKAFEQQQQQQAPTLQSSDAHREAPKLSVSSRSAQLDETPKAKAPIRKGDDPMLHYSCPPLRKGRNGAADDSSPSTCPRRTTDFDHGLRSQSALSFRGVCSSRISPTEDSLARALRSCHSQPFSFLEEGETATSGVVSLADYLGTNVADHIPETPNNLSEEMVRCMAGVFCKLADPPLVHHRPSSSPSSSLSSASVVSPQYLGDMWSPSCSREATLDSRLINPFRVEGLKEFSGPYNSMVEVPSISRDRQRLREAEDLLQTYKLLLYRLETVDLRRMTNEEKLAFWINIHNALLMHAYLKYGVPQNHLKKTSLLVKAECKIAGRTINAAVIQGLVLGCSTHCPGHWLRTLLHPRIKSRGSKAGSGEWQAFAVHQSEPLLRFALCSGSHSDPAVRVYFPKRLSQQLEAAREEYIRATVGVWKEHRVLLPKLVEAYARDAKLSPERLVDAVQRSLPESLRTAVQRCRGGRSAAKVVEWVPHRQSFRYLLARDLAFPHLS is encoded by the exons ATGGCGGCACTGGAGAAGAAAGCGCACGCGCCCTTCCCAAGAGCAGCGAAGCCCTCCAATCCTTCAGCAAGGCTCAAGCGATCCAAGAG TGACTTGGAGGACAAAGATGCAAAGGGTGCTCTCCGGTCTTCACAGAAATCACCCAATAAAACTAAGCTG CAAGGTAAAAATTCAAACTCTCACCAGAAATGTGAAGCCAAGAAGGGAATTCAGCCAAGGAGCGAGGCGCAGAACTCCCTGAAGAAAGAG ATTCTGCAACTGGAGATGCACCTCAAGGATCAGCAGGTGGTGCGCGGCGCACTGGAGAAAGCGCTGGGGCCTGATCCTGCTCCTGTCACTCTCCAAAATGAGAGCCCGATGCTAAAG CCGGCAACTCAGCTGATAAGGGAGGTTGCGACATTGGAGCTGGAGATCAAGCACTTGGAGCAGTACCTGCTAACACTCTACAGGAAAgcatttgagcagcagcagcaacagcaagcacccacattgcagtcttcagatgctcaCCGGGAGGCGCCGAAGCTGTCAGTGAGCTCAAGGTCTGCGCAGCTGGATGAGACGCCGAAGGCGAAGGCTCCTATCAGGAAAGGAGATGATCCGATGCTCCATTACAGCTGCCCTCCACTCAGAAAGGGGAGGAATGGCGCGGCGGATGATTCTTCGCCGTCGACGTGCCCGAGGAGGACTACAGACTTCGATCATGGCCTCCGCAGCCAGTCTGCGCTGTCGTTCCGGGGAGTGTGTTCGTCCAGGATATCACCCACAGAGGACAGTCTCGCGAGGGCTCTTCGATCGTGTCACTCTCAACCTTTCTCCTTCTTGGAG GAAGGGGAGACTGCAACATCAGGAGTGGTAAGCTTGGCTGACTACCTGGGTACTAACGTGGCTGACCACATCCCTGAAACTCCCAACAACCTTTCCGAGGAGATGGTCAGGTGCATGGCAGGGGTGTTCTGCAAGCTCGCCGATCCTCCTCTGGTTCACCAccggccgtcgtcgtcgccttcCTCCTCGCTCTCCTCAGCGAGTGTGGTGTCTCCACAGTACCTCGGGGACATGTGGAGCCCCAGTTGCAGCAGGGAAGCGACGCTCGACTCCCGGCTGATCAACCCCTTCCGTGTCGAGGGCCTCAAGGAGTTCAGTGGACCGTACAACTCCATGGTCGAGGTCCCGTCGATCTCCCGTGACCGGCAGAGGCTCAGAGAAGCTGAAGATCTGCTCCAAACCTACAA GTTGCTTCTTTATCGGTTGGAGACTGTTGATCTGCGGCGGATGACGAACGAGGAGAAGCTCGCTTTCTGGATCAACATACACAACGCATTGCTGATGCAT GCCTACCTCAAGTACGGCGTCCCACAGAACCATCTGAAGAAGACATCACTGCTTGTCAAG GCTGAATGCAAGATCGCCGGGCGCACCATCAACGCGGCGGTCATCCAGGGCCTGGTTCTCGGTTGCAGCACACACTGCCCCGGACAT TGGCTGCGGACTTTGCTGCACCCAAGGATCAAAAGCCGGGGGAGCAAAGCGGGGAGCGGCGAGTGGCAAGCCTTTGCCGTTCATCAGTCGGAGCCCCTTTTGCGCTTTGCGCTTTGCTCGGGGAGCCACTCCGATCCCGCG GTCCGGGTGTATTTCCCGAAGCGGCTGTCGCAGCAGCtggaggcggcgagggaggagtaCATCCGGGCGACGGTGGGGGTGTGGAAGGAGCACCGGGTGCTGCTGCCCAAGCTGGTGGAGGCCTACGCCCGCGACGCCAAGCTCTCGCCGGAGCGCCTCGTCGACGCCGTGCAGCGGAGCCTCCCGGAGAGCCTGCGGACGGCGGTGCAGCGCTGCCGGGGCGGCAGGTCCGCCGCCAAGGTCGTCGAGTGGGTGCCCCACCGCCAGAGCTTCCGGTACCTGCTCGCCAGGGACCTCGCCTTCCCGCACCTCAGCTGA
- the LOC120659294 gene encoding tetratricopeptide repeat protein 5-like — protein MSAEKPATGPEEGSRTPLERAADAAEELYRLRDTFFPQDPAEKAAALRARADDALALLDALPPEQKKSPQQRGVFEFLRGKILDVFPDYHKEAEDHLSKAVKLNPSLVDAWLCLGNCIWKKGDLPAAKNCFSLALSKGSDKKLLCQLSMLERSMAQGSEDQALLVEESIKHAKEAVMLDIKDGNSWYNMGNAYLTSFFVGGAWDHTKLHHSVKAYQNAEKDKTMSLNPDLYYNCATADKYLENYERALRGFEAAALKDPGLGADREVQKIISLLDKLENAMKGQLRSKRLASLVSSLSSVHLNSSHKKATVSILSEGLNKAIAVLGKIVLLIRHDNVAPLYYLTCDLDQTYFILSVYGLRNDAIKEGDRVVLFDPYYRILDASWKDKRYQFKSIRVDFPEQILINEKAPGPHHVAQASIHAHNKP, from the exons ATGTCGGCAGAGAAGCCGGCGACCGGCCCGGAGGAAGGGAGCAGAACGCCTCTGGAGCGGGCGGCGGATGCGGCGGAGGAGCTGTACCGCCTCCGGGACACCTTCTTCCCCCAGGACCCTGCCGAGAAGGCCGCCGCactccgcgcccgcgccgacgacgccctcgccctcctcgACGCGCTTCCGCCCG AACAAAAGAAATCTCCACAACAGCGTggtgtttttgaatttttgaggGGAAAAATACTGGATGTCTTTCCTGACTACCATAAGGAGGCTGAAGATCATTTATCCAAAGCA GTAAAGCTGAATCCATCTCTTGTAGATGCATGGTTATGTTTGGGTAACTGCATTTGGAAGAAGGGAGATCTGCCAGCAGCAAAGAATTGCTTTTCATTAGCACTAAGCAAG GGTTCAGATAAGAAACTACTGTGCCAGCTCTCCATGCTCGAAAGAAGTATGGCTCAAG GTAGTGAAGACCAGGCGCTTTTAGTGGAAGAGAGCATTAAGcatgcaaaagaagctgttatGCTTGACATTAAAGATGGCAATTCATGGT ACAATATGGGTAATGCTTATCTCACTAGCTTCTTTGTGGGAGGAGCCTGGGACCACACTAAGCTTCATCATTCAGTGAAAGCATATCAAAATGCT GAGAAGGATAAAACTATGAGTTTGAATCCAGACCTCTACTATAATTGCGCCACA GCCGACAAATATTTGGAGAATTATGAAAGGGCCCTTCGTGGATTCGAAGCTGCAGCTTTAAAAGATCCTGGCCTCGGTGCTGATAGAGAAGTTCAGAAGATCATCAGTCTCCTTGATAAGCTAGAGAATGCAATGAAG GGACAATTACGATCCAAAAGATTAGCATCATTGGTGTCATCCTTGAGTAGTGTCCATT TGAATTCATCTCACAAGAAAGCCACCGTAAGCATTCTATCAGAGGGTTTGAACAAAGCAATTGCTGTTTTGGGAAAAATTGTTCTTTTGATAAGACATGACAATGTTGCTCCACT GTATTATTTAACATGTGACTTGGATCAGACGTATTTTATACTTTCAGTGTATGGGCTACGGAATGATGCG ATTAAAGAGGGTGATCGAGTGGTATTATTCGATCCATACTACAGAATTCTTGATGCATCATGGAAAGACAAG CGGTACCAGTTTAAATCAATACGAGTTGACTTTCCAGAACAGATTCTAATCAACGAGAAAGCTCCAGGTCCTCATCATGTCGCACAGGCGTCGATCCATGCACATAACAAACCGTGa
- the LOC120659293 gene encoding BTB/POZ domain-containing protein At3g50780-like: MAEFKIGRLDGQPPRIRNVPIAVTPEGFWCCPSQAALQKTARSPNHQDRPRGGASPSPSKASSVQRAPTISSEKRAQSTPTRSRTNSDEQICPPADAIAAPDPPKVAPAPAHEKRPKQHKISVGFGQLGSSDLKVVLYGKEGVAVKMIVHKNILAENSTFFADRISRQSPVSCIEVPDCEDVEIYVETVGLMYCKDVKQRLIRQNVPRVLRILKVAESLGFSACIMSCLDYLEAVPWVGDEEENVVTSIRQLHDEDHRADPLLKRVTSDILTNPPNDTLAHIIDLVLKSSEDRGRREMKSLVLKLFKENNNICTTNGSSADSSCVTTLYSCFQNCLDSLLALFRQASDPQVLAEQSSDDKEQMFRKITLEADNLLWLAEILSDRHAAEELTVIWASQAELAELHPKIPVMHRHLVSCVSARLLVAVGKGEALPSKETRRRLLDVWLQPLMDDYRWLLHGCRWFDRTVVEDGVGQTILTLPLEDQQAVLLAWLGRFLKAGDGCPNLQRAFEVWWRRTFVRPYAEQPGSSSGQH, from the exons ATGGCAGAATTCAAGATTGGAAGACTTGATGGCCAGCCACCAAGAATCAGAAATGTCCCCATTGCCGTCACACCGGAAGGATTCTGGTGTTGCCCATCACAGGCCGCACTTCAGAAGACAGCAAGGAGCCCAAACCATCAGGACAGACCCAGAGGGGGAGCATCCCCTTCTCCATCAAAGGCGTCCTCGGTTCAGAGGGCACCGACCATTTCTTCAGAGAAGAGAGCACAGTCCACACCTACTAGGTCTAGAACCAATTCAGATGAGCAAATATGCCCTCCAGCAGATGCTATTGCTGCCCCTGATCCACCAAAGGTAGCACCTGCACCGGCACATGAGAAGCGACCAAAGCAACATAAGATTTCGGTTGGCTTTGGGCAGCTCGGTTCGAGTGATCTGAAGGTTGTGCTGTATGGCAAGGAAGGGGTTGCTGTGAAGATGATTGTTCACAAGAACATCCTTGCTGAAAACAGTACCTTTTTTGCCGATAGAATCTCGAGGCAGTCTCCGGTGTCGTGCATTGAGGTGCCGGATTGCGAGGATGTGGAGATTTATGTCGAGACTGTTGGGTTGATGTACTGTAAGGATGTCAAGCAGAGGCTGATCAGGCAAAATGTTCCACGAGTTCTGCGAATCTTGAAG GTCGCAGAATCACTAGGCTTCAGTGCATGCATCATGTCTTGCTTAGATTATCTGGAAGCAGTTCCTTGGGTCGGCGACGAGGAAGAAAATGTCGTGACATCCATAAGACAACTGCACGATGAGGATCACAGAGCTGACCCCTTGCTGAAGAGGGTGACATCTGACATCCTAACAAATCCGCCGAACGACACTCTTGCGCATATCATTGACTTGGTGCTGAAGAGCAGCGAGGACAGAGGGCGTCGCGAGATGAAATCTCTGGTCCTGAAGCTTTTCAAGGAGAACAACAACATATGCACCACCAATGGTTCTTCAGCAGACTCCTCCTGTGTCACCACATTGTACAGTTGTTTCCAGAACTGCCTGGATTCCTTGCTGGCATTGTTTCGCCAAGCTTCCGATCCGCAGGTGCTTGCTGAACAATCTTCAGATGACAAAGAGCAGATGTTCAGAAAGATCACTCTGGAGGCTGATAACCTCCTGTGGCTAGCCGAGATCCTATCAGACAGGCACGCAGCTGAAGAGTTGACAGTCATCTGGGCCAGCCAGGCGGAGCTGGCCGAGCTGCACCCCAAGATCCCGGTGATGCACCGGCACCTGGTGAGCTGCGTCAGCGCGAGGCTGCTGGTGGCCGTCGGGAAAGGCGAGGCGCTGCCGTCGAAGGAgacccggcggcggctgctggacGTGTGGCTGCAGCCTCTGATGGACGACTACAGGTGGCTGCTGCACGGGTGCCGGTGGTTCGACCGCACGGTGGTGGAGGACGGCGTCGGGCAGACCATCCTGACGCTGCCGCTGGAGGATCAGCAGGCCGTGCTGCTCGCGTGGCTGGGCAGGTTCCTGAAGGCCGGCGACGGGTGCCCAAACCTGCAGAGGGCGTTCGAGGTCTGGTGGAGGAGGACCTTCGTCAGGCCCTACGCCGAGCAGCCGGGGAGCTCATCGGGGCAGCACTGA